A window of the Rhinoraja longicauda isolate Sanriku21f chromosome 20, sRhiLon1.1, whole genome shotgun sequence genome harbors these coding sequences:
- the LOC144603429 gene encoding tetraspanin-8-like, which yields MAGVSKCIKYSMFIFNFLFWLSGTIILAVSIWIRVSKDGLKQLGIMGMADFYPAINLLIAVGAIIMVFGFLGCCGAIKESRCMLILFFIGLLLILAIQITGGILCAVHKSEIGKTLKEQFAKLIPLSDQLDNVKQQIEEIQKENKCCGLLEGYKDWKNIPVSCMCDDKDLDSCIKTPSGFAWAKSCGTVLIEVLKGNLVIVVGVALGLAVVEIFGLILSMTLYCQIKNK from the exons ATGGCTGGAGTTAGCAAGTGCATCAAGTACTCTATGTTCATCTTCAATTTCCTCTTTTGG CTGAGTGGCACGATTATACTCGCAGTGTCAATATGGATACGGGTCAGCAAAGATGGTCTGAAG CAACTTGGTATCATGGGCATGGCAGACTTCTACCCTGCAATCAACCTTCTGATAGCAGTAGGGGCAATCATTATGGTGTTTGGATTTCTTGGGTGCTGTGGAGCCATTAAAGAAAGCAGGTGCATGCTGATCCTG TTCTTCATTGGACTTCTCCTTATTCTGGCTATTCAAATAACTGGCGGCATTTTATGTGCAGTGCATAAATCTGAG ATTGGAAAAACGTTGAAGGAACAGTTTGCAAAATTGATTCCCTTAAGTGATCAACTGGACAATGTCAAGCAACAGATAGAAGAAATACAGAAAGAG AATAAATGCTGCGGTCTGTTGGAAGGCTACAAAGATTGGAAAAATATTCCAGTATCCTGTATGTGCGATGACAAAGATTTAGACAGCTGCATTAAGACACCAAGCGGGTTTGCTTGGGCTAAG TCATGCGGCACTGTGCTGATCGAAGTCCTGAAGGGAAATCTCGTCATAGTAGTTGGCGTTGCCTTGGGGCTGGCAGTGGTTGAG ATATTTGGACTAATCTTGTCCATGACCTTGTACTGCCAAATCAAGAATAAATGA